A genomic region of Bradyrhizobium sp. ORS 278 contains the following coding sequences:
- a CDS encoding ABC transporter permease, with amino-acid sequence MAIETAVVTPAARSVSPPVPPRNWRKARRRIAALGWAALSIGLFAAIWEVLWYFEKINPLLLPPPHLFLQDIPGTLKFFDRSNRVGSVASGGGVGALGITMFWTTLRVFTGLALGFVSGVAVGATLHYVHWLRNLLMPTVLLLAPISPVAWLPVAIFVFGIGDVPAIFLVFITVFFTIVLSTSAQIESVPVNYIHVARIMGATQTQLFWRVILPSILPSLFMTLRLNLFGAWMVVLIAETVGVGTGLGQIISMARATFNAKLVFFTMAVIGALGFLSDWGLRQIQRRMLWWVAPNRGGV; translated from the coding sequence ATGGCAATTGAAACCGCCGTCGTCACCCCTGCGGCGCGCTCCGTGTCACCTCCCGTTCCGCCACGCAACTGGCGCAAGGCGCGGCGCCGCATTGCCGCGCTTGGCTGGGCCGCGCTCTCCATCGGCCTGTTCGCCGCGATCTGGGAAGTGCTGTGGTACTTCGAGAAGATCAATCCGCTGCTGCTGCCGCCGCCGCATCTGTTCCTGCAGGACATTCCGGGCACGCTGAAATTCTTCGACCGCTCCAACCGCGTCGGCTCGGTGGCCTCCGGCGGCGGCGTCGGCGCGCTGGGCATCACGATGTTCTGGACGACATTACGCGTCTTCACCGGGCTGGCGCTCGGCTTCGTCAGCGGCGTCGCGGTCGGCGCCACGCTGCATTACGTGCACTGGCTGCGCAATCTCCTGATGCCGACGGTGCTGTTGCTGGCGCCGATCTCGCCGGTGGCGTGGCTGCCGGTCGCAATCTTCGTGTTCGGCATCGGCGACGTGCCGGCGATCTTCCTGGTGTTCATCACCGTGTTCTTCACCATCGTGCTGTCGACCTCGGCGCAGATCGAGAGCGTGCCGGTCAACTACATCCATGTCGCCCGCATCATGGGCGCGACGCAGACCCAGTTGTTCTGGCGCGTCATCCTGCCGTCAATCCTGCCCAGCCTGTTCATGACCTTGCGGCTCAATCTGTTCGGCGCCTGGATGGTGGTGCTGATCGCCGAGACCGTCGGCGTCGGCACCGGGCTCGGTCAGATCATCTCGATGGCGCGCGCGACCTTCAACGCCAAGCTGGTGTTCTTCACGATGGCGGTGATCGGCGCGCTCGGCTTCCTCAGCGATTGGGGCCTGCGCCAGATCCAGCGCCGCATGCTGTGGTGGGTGGCGCCGAACCGGGGAGGGGTGTGA
- a CDS encoding ABC transporter ATP-binding protein: MSRPAVSIRNVGKTWDVEGRPPLRAIDELSFDVAPGEFVVLLGPSGCGKSSLLYMIAGLESVSNGVIEDDGLAIAGPSPERGLIFQEASLFPWLTILDNVAFGLAIRAELPERRREKAREILRRVGLGDVLDKKPDELSGGMRQRAAFARALVMQPRVLMMDEPFAALDVQTRAKLQDFLLQIWQDSGASVLLVTHSIDEAISLADRVIVFTARPGRVKEIVAIDLPRPRPTRSPRYHEYRDYFTELLAAEVDKAFAEQSGL; this comes from the coding sequence ATGTCGCGTCCGGCCGTGTCCATCCGCAACGTCGGCAAGACCTGGGACGTCGAGGGACGGCCGCCGCTGCGCGCCATCGACGAGCTGTCGTTCGACGTCGCGCCCGGCGAGTTCGTCGTGCTGCTCGGCCCCTCCGGCTGCGGCAAGTCCTCGCTGCTGTACATGATCGCCGGACTGGAAAGCGTAAGCAACGGCGTCATCGAGGATGACGGCCTCGCCATCGCCGGTCCCTCGCCGGAACGCGGCTTGATCTTCCAGGAGGCCTCGCTGTTTCCCTGGCTGACAATTCTCGACAACGTCGCCTTCGGCCTTGCCATCCGCGCCGAGCTGCCGGAGCGCCGCAGAGAGAAGGCGCGCGAGATCCTGCGCCGCGTCGGCCTTGGCGACGTGCTCGACAAGAAGCCGGATGAATTGTCCGGTGGCATGCGCCAGCGCGCCGCGTTCGCGCGCGCGCTGGTGATGCAGCCGCGCGTCCTGATGATGGACGAGCCGTTCGCCGCGCTCGACGTCCAGACCCGCGCCAAGCTGCAGGATTTCCTGCTGCAGATCTGGCAGGACAGCGGCGCCTCGGTGCTGCTGGTGACGCATTCGATCGACGAGGCGATCAGCCTCGCCGACCGCGTCATCGTGTTCACGGCGCGTCCCGGCCGGGTCAAGGAGATCGTAGCGATCGACCTGCCGCGGCCGCGGCCGACACGCTCGCCGCGCTATCACGAATATCGCGACTATTTCACCGAGCTGCTCGCTGCCGAGGTCGACAAGGCCTTCGCCGAGCAGTCGGGCCTGTGA
- a CDS encoding ABC transporter substrate-binding protein, whose translation MCDRDGTFYRSFSRRNFLKSTVAATAATVAVPAHLAALLAPTPAHAGTVIKATHGSGFCNMGIFLAKERNLTVADGVELEFVVTPSNTEITTMFGAGLVDISMIPYSNFMTLYDAGAPVKIVAGGGVQGCIIVAKEGITSAADLKGKTFGTFQADTLEVLPYDYLKKAGLSFKDVDIKYLDTSPELAQAFMAGALDAICHIEPYATQCVQQRKGATVLSDGTDLYGKGYSDCVLAARVPLIEKNPAAVKAVIKALMVAQSQAEADKAAALKDTVGKYYKTSMEAAIDASSKQPIVVDQRSQTQFIIDRGVSMKELGYVKKLPDQGAFDWSLLEAVIADNKALYDGLKLKSA comes from the coding sequence ATGTGCGATCGTGACGGAACCTTCTATCGCAGCTTCTCTCGCCGCAACTTCCTCAAGTCCACGGTGGCCGCGACGGCCGCCACCGTCGCCGTTCCCGCCCATCTCGCCGCTTTGCTGGCGCCGACGCCGGCGCATGCCGGGACTGTCATCAAGGCGACCCATGGCTCTGGCTTCTGCAACATGGGCATCTTCCTCGCCAAGGAGCGCAACCTGACGGTGGCCGACGGTGTCGAGCTCGAATTCGTGGTGACGCCGTCGAACACCGAGATCACCACGATGTTCGGCGCCGGTCTCGTCGACATCTCCATGATCCCGTATTCCAACTTCATGACGCTGTACGACGCCGGCGCGCCGGTGAAGATCGTGGCGGGCGGCGGAGTGCAGGGCTGCATCATCGTCGCGAAGGAAGGCATCACGTCCGCCGCCGACCTCAAGGGCAAGACGTTCGGAACGTTCCAGGCCGATACGCTCGAGGTGCTGCCCTACGACTACCTGAAGAAGGCCGGGCTATCGTTCAAGGATGTCGACATCAAATATCTCGACACCTCGCCGGAGCTCGCTCAGGCCTTCATGGCCGGCGCGCTCGACGCGATCTGCCACATCGAGCCTTATGCGACGCAATGTGTGCAGCAGCGCAAGGGCGCGACCGTGTTGTCCGATGGCACCGACCTCTACGGCAAGGGCTATTCCGATTGCGTGCTGGCGGCGCGCGTGCCGCTGATCGAGAAGAACCCGGCGGCGGTGAAGGCGGTGATCAAGGCGTTGATGGTGGCGCAGAGCCAGGCCGAGGCCGACAAGGCCGCGGCGCTGAAGGACACCGTCGGCAAGTACTACAAGACCTCGATGGAGGCGGCGATCGATGCGTCATCGAAGCAGCCGATCGTGGTCGACCAGCGCAGCCAGACCCAGTTCATCATCGACCGCGGCGTCTCGATGAAGGAGCTCGGCTACGTCAAGAAGCTGCCCGACCAGGGCGCCTTCGACTGGTCGCTGCTGGAGGCGGTGATCGCCGACAACAAGGCCCTCTATGACGGGCTGAAACTGAAATCGGCGTGA